From the Halomonas meridiana genome, one window contains:
- a CDS encoding CTP synthase has protein sequence MTRYIFVTGGVVSSLGKGIASASLAAILEARGLKVTMLKLDPYINVDPGTMSPFQHGEVFVTEDGAETDLDLGHYERFIRTKMTQGNNFTTGRVYEHVLRKERRGDYLGGTVQVIPHITDEIKQRVYAGGEGFDVALVEIGGTVGDIESLPFLESIRQIRSELGASRAIYMHLTLVPYIKTAGETKTKPTQHSVKELRSIGIQPDILICRSEVELEESERRKIALFTNVEERAVVPLQDADTIYRIPLMLHEHGLDDIVCDKLRLEAVPADLSEWVKVLDAKLNPLKSVSIAMVGKYMELLDAYKSLNEALIHAGIQGRIKVNVDYIDSEDIERHGTERLAGKDAILVPGGFGERGVEGKILTAQFARENNIPYLGICLGMQVAVIEFARNVAGWKDANSTEFTHDTKHPVVGLITEWINAEGKIELRDAASDLGGTMRLGGQVCHLAAGSKAREAYGADEIVERHRHRFEVNNQFIDDLEAAGLVISGKSVDQSLVEVVELADHPWYVACQFHPEFTSTPRDGHPLFSGFVNAALEHKTARTRAHAAPQE, from the coding sequence ATGACACGATATATCTTCGTGACCGGCGGCGTTGTGTCCTCTCTTGGCAAGGGCATCGCGTCGGCCTCGCTGGCGGCGATTCTAGAGGCCCGCGGCCTTAAGGTCACCATGCTCAAGCTCGACCCGTACATCAACGTGGACCCGGGCACTATGAGTCCTTTCCAGCACGGCGAGGTGTTCGTCACCGAGGATGGCGCCGAGACGGACTTGGACTTAGGTCACTACGAGCGCTTTATTCGCACCAAAATGACCCAGGGCAACAACTTCACCACCGGCCGTGTGTACGAACACGTGCTGCGCAAAGAGCGCCGTGGCGATTACCTGGGTGGCACTGTGCAGGTCATTCCGCACATTACCGATGAGATCAAGCAGCGCGTCTACGCCGGAGGCGAAGGCTTCGACGTGGCGCTGGTGGAGATCGGCGGTACGGTGGGCGATATCGAATCGCTGCCGTTCCTAGAATCCATTCGTCAGATCCGCAGCGAGCTGGGCGCTAGCCGCGCCATTTACATGCACCTGACTCTGGTGCCGTACATCAAGACTGCTGGCGAAACCAAAACCAAGCCGACGCAGCACAGCGTCAAAGAGCTGCGCTCTATCGGTATCCAGCCCGATATTTTGATTTGCCGCAGCGAAGTGGAGCTCGAAGAGAGCGAGCGTCGCAAGATTGCCTTGTTCACCAACGTGGAAGAGCGCGCGGTGGTGCCGCTGCAAGATGCCGACACCATCTACCGCATTCCGCTGATGCTGCACGAGCACGGCCTCGACGATATCGTCTGCGACAAGCTGCGCCTGGAAGCAGTACCTGCGGACCTGTCGGAGTGGGTCAAGGTACTCGATGCCAAGCTCAACCCGCTGAAGTCCGTCAGCATCGCCATGGTCGGCAAGTACATGGAGCTGCTGGATGCGTATAAGTCGCTGAACGAAGCGCTGATCCACGCAGGTATTCAGGGCCGCATCAAGGTCAATGTCGACTACATCGACTCTGAAGACATCGAGCGTCACGGCACCGAGCGTCTGGCAGGTAAAGATGCCATTCTGGTGCCCGGCGGCTTTGGCGAGCGCGGCGTGGAAGGCAAGATCCTGACCGCCCAGTTTGCCCGTGAAAACAACATCCCTTACCTGGGTATCTGTCTAGGCATGCAGGTAGCGGTGATCGAGTTCGCCCGCAACGTGGCTGGCTGGAAAGACGCCAACTCCACCGAGTTTACCCACGACACCAAGCACCCGGTGGTGGGGTTGATCACCGAGTGGATCAACGCCGAAGGCAAGATCGAGCTGCGCGACGCGGCCTCCGACTTGGGCGGCACCATGCGTTTGGGCGGCCAAGTGTGCCATCTGGCCGCTGGCAGCAAAGCCCGCGAAGCGTACGGTGCCGACGAAATCGTTGAGCGTCATCGCCACCGCTTCGAGGTCAACAACCAGTTCATCGATGATCTGGAAGCCGCAGGCCTGGTGATTTCGGGCAAGAGCGTCGATCAGTCGCTGGTCGAAGTCGTCGAGCTGGCGGACCACCCTTGGTACGTGGCGTGTCAGTTCCACCCGGAGTTCACGTCGACGCCTCGCGACGGTCATCCGCTCTTCTCTGGCTTCGTCAATGCCGCGCTAGAGCATAAAACGGCACGTACCCGTGCCCACGCCGCACCTCAGGAATAA
- the eno gene encoding phosphopyruvate hydratase has product MTKIVEISALEVLDSRGNPTVQATVRLESGAVGVACAPSGASTGSREALELRDGDKARYLGKGVLKAVEAVNGKIRDALLGMDARDQRGLDDAMLALDGTDNKATLGANAILAVSLAAAKAAANAKGVPLYAHIAELYGQPGQYSMPVPMMNILNGGEHADNNVDIQEFMVQPVGAANFREGLRMGAEIFHALKKVLSAKGLSTSVGDEGGFAPNLASNADALAVIKQAVADAGYTLGSDVTLALDCASSEFYKDGQYNLSGEGKRYDAEGFADYLAGLCADYPIVSIEDGMDESDWAGWKALTDKLGDKVQLVGDDLFVTNTKILKRGIDEQIGNSILIKFNQIGSLSETLDAIKMAQDAGFTAVISHRSGETEDTTIADLAVGTCAGQIKTGSLCRSDRVAKYNRLLVIEAELGDVSYPGLKAIKGQ; this is encoded by the coding sequence ATGACCAAAATTGTTGAAATCAGTGCGCTGGAAGTGCTCGATTCGCGCGGCAATCCGACCGTTCAGGCCACCGTACGTTTGGAAAGCGGTGCCGTCGGCGTTGCCTGCGCACCCAGCGGTGCCTCCACGGGCTCCCGCGAAGCGCTCGAGCTGCGCGATGGCGACAAGGCACGCTACCTCGGCAAAGGCGTTTTGAAAGCCGTCGAGGCCGTGAATGGCAAGATCCGCGATGCGTTGTTGGGAATGGATGCGCGGGACCAGCGGGGCTTGGACGACGCCATGCTGGCGCTGGACGGCACGGATAACAAAGCCACCCTCGGTGCCAATGCGATTCTGGCGGTATCTCTGGCGGCGGCGAAAGCGGCGGCAAACGCCAAAGGCGTGCCGCTGTATGCGCATATCGCCGAGCTATACGGCCAGCCCGGCCAGTACAGCATGCCGGTGCCGATGATGAACATTCTGAACGGTGGCGAGCACGCGGATAACAACGTGGACATCCAGGAGTTCATGGTACAGCCAGTCGGCGCTGCGAACTTCCGTGAAGGTCTGCGTATGGGCGCGGAGATTTTCCACGCGCTGAAAAAAGTGCTCTCCGCCAAAGGCCTCTCGACGTCGGTGGGCGATGAGGGTGGCTTTGCGCCGAACTTGGCGTCCAACGCCGACGCGCTGGCGGTCATCAAGCAAGCCGTTGCCGATGCGGGTTACACCCTGGGCAGCGACGTCACGCTGGCGCTGGACTGTGCCTCATCCGAGTTCTACAAAGACGGTCAGTACAACCTCTCTGGCGAAGGCAAGCGCTACGACGCCGAAGGTTTTGCGGACTACCTGGCGGGCCTGTGTGCCGACTATCCGATCGTCTCGATCGAAGACGGCATGGACGAGTCCGACTGGGCTGGTTGGAAGGCGCTGACCGACAAGCTGGGCGACAAAGTGCAGCTGGTGGGGGACGACCTGTTCGTGACCAACACTAAGATCCTCAAGCGCGGCATCGATGAGCAGATCGGTAACTCCATCCTGATCAAGTTCAACCAAATCGGCTCGCTGTCTGAAACCCTGGATGCGATCAAAATGGCCCAGGATGCAGGCTTCACGGCGGTCATCTCCCACCGCAGTGGCGAAACCGAAGACACCACCATTGCCGATCTGGCCGTGGGCACCTGCGCTGGTCAAATCAAGACCGGCTCACTGTGCCGCTCTGACCGTGTCGCGAAGTACAACCGCTTGCTGGTGATCGAAGCCGAGCTTGGCGATGTGAGCTACCCCGGTTTGAAAGCGATTAAAGGTCAGTAA
- the fdxA gene encoding ferredoxin FdxA yields the protein MTFVVTENCIQCKYTDCVEVCPVDCFYEGPNFLVIHPDECIDCALCEPECPAEAIFSEDELPDGQEQFIEINAELAEVWPNIAEKKDPLPDAEEWDGKTGKLEKLER from the coding sequence ATGACGTTTGTCGTTACCGAGAACTGCATCCAATGCAAATACACCGACTGTGTGGAAGTGTGCCCGGTCGACTGTTTCTACGAAGGCCCCAATTTCCTGGTCATTCACCCAGACGAGTGCATCGACTGCGCGCTGTGTGAACCAGAGTGTCCGGCTGAGGCGATATTCTCCGAGGACGAGCTGCCAGATGGTCAGGAGCAGTTCATCGAGATCAACGCGGAGCTGGCCGAGGTGTGGCCCAATATTGCCGAGAAGAAAGACCCGCTCCCCGATGCCGAAGAGTGGGACGGCAAAACCGGCAAGCTGGAAAAACTCGAGCGCTAA
- the recA gene encoding recombinase RecA has product MAQEDNRTKALNAALSQIDRQFGKGTVMRLGDAPRVVMPSVSTGSLGLDIALGIGGLPFGRVVEIFGPESSGKTTLTLSVIAQAQKQGKVCAFVDAEHALDPSYAEKLGVNLDDLLVSQPDTGEQALEITDMLVRSGGVDVIIIDSVAALTPRAEIEGEMGDSHVGLQARLMSQALRKITGNIKNANCLVVFINQIRMKIGVMFGSPETTTGGNALKFYSSVRLDIRRTGSVKSGDEVTGNETRVKVVKNKVAPPFRQAEFQILYGKGIYHAGEVIDLGVQCNLVDKAGAWYSYKGNKIGQGKANAAQYLEEHPEIMNEIETQIREQLLAKAEPKKEDAPAADVAADGDDDLL; this is encoded by the coding sequence ATGGCTCAGGAAGACAACCGCACAAAAGCGCTTAATGCCGCACTCAGCCAAATTGACCGTCAGTTTGGCAAAGGAACCGTTATGCGCCTCGGCGATGCGCCTCGCGTCGTTATGCCGTCTGTCTCCACTGGTTCTTTAGGGCTGGATATTGCCCTGGGCATTGGTGGTTTGCCGTTTGGTCGCGTCGTCGAAATCTTTGGTCCTGAGTCGTCGGGTAAAACGACCCTGACACTGTCGGTCATTGCCCAGGCGCAAAAGCAGGGCAAAGTGTGCGCTTTCGTCGATGCCGAGCACGCGCTCGACCCGAGCTACGCTGAGAAACTGGGTGTCAACTTGGACGACCTGCTGGTTTCCCAGCCGGATACCGGTGAGCAAGCGCTAGAGATCACCGACATGCTGGTTCGCTCCGGCGGTGTCGATGTCATCATCATCGACTCGGTGGCGGCGCTAACCCCGCGTGCCGAGATCGAGGGCGAAATGGGCGATTCCCACGTGGGCCTTCAGGCGCGTTTGATGTCCCAGGCGCTGCGCAAAATCACCGGTAACATCAAAAACGCCAACTGTTTAGTGGTCTTCATCAACCAGATTCGTATGAAAATCGGCGTGATGTTCGGCAGCCCCGAGACCACCACTGGCGGTAATGCGCTGAAGTTTTACTCCAGCGTGCGCTTGGACATTCGCCGCACTGGTTCGGTGAAGTCGGGCGACGAAGTCACCGGCAACGAAACCCGCGTGAAAGTGGTGAAGAATAAGGTGGCACCGCCGTTCCGGCAGGCCGAATTCCAAATCCTGTACGGCAAAGGCATTTACCACGCGGGCGAGGTCATCGATCTTGGCGTGCAGTGCAACTTGGTCGATAAAGCCGGCGCTTGGTACAGCTATAAAGGTAACAAGATCGGTCAGGGTAAAGCCAATGCGGCCCAGTACCTGGAGGAGCATCCCGAGATCATGAACGAGATTGAGACTCAGATTCGTGAACAGCTCCTGGCCAAGGCCGAACCGAAGAAAGAAGACGCGCCTGCCGCAGACGTGGCCGCCGATGGCGATGACGATCTGCTCTAA
- a CDS encoding regulatory protein RecX produces the protein MFSSNADVSPRVVAIQLLARREYSRAELARKLKQKSFDGDEIDACLDALAEQALQSDARFAESFVRSRIARGQGVIRIKGELRQRGVDQETLSEALAAVEEREAIDWFELAKETLARRYDSPGETPKERAKRERFLATRGFDFEQIRYALSCL, from the coding sequence ATGTTCTCCTCTAATGCAGACGTCTCGCCACGGGTCGTCGCCATTCAATTGCTGGCTCGGCGCGAGTATTCCCGCGCCGAGCTGGCGCGTAAGCTGAAGCAAAAATCCTTCGATGGTGATGAGATCGACGCCTGCCTCGATGCCCTAGCCGAACAGGCGCTCCAGTCAGACGCGCGATTCGCCGAGAGCTTCGTCCGTTCGCGGATTGCCCGGGGGCAGGGCGTGATTCGTATCAAAGGCGAGTTGCGCCAACGAGGCGTGGATCAAGAAACGCTCTCGGAGGCGTTGGCGGCCGTTGAAGAGCGTGAGGCCATCGACTGGTTTGAACTTGCTAAAGAAACGCTGGCAAGACGCTATGACTCCCCAGGTGAAACACCTAAAGAGCGCGCCAAGCGCGAGCGCTTTTTAGCAACACGCGGCTTTGATTTCGAGCAAATTCGCTACGCGCTCTCCTGCTTGTAG
- a CDS encoding CinA family protein: MAPSVSSLKNLDLSLLAQRLGRQCLQLGVEVTTAESCTGGGIASAITSVAGSSAYFTAGYVTYSNAAKTRLLGVEAATLADHGAVSEPVVKRMVAGACRESGADVAVAVSGVAGPDGGSDDKPVGTVWIAWGGAEQQEAERFLFPGDRQAVREQAVREALAGLVARLSAQAQKK; encoded by the coding sequence ATGGCCCCCAGCGTTTCCAGCCTCAAGAATCTCGATTTATCGCTGCTTGCCCAGCGCCTGGGGCGGCAATGCCTTCAACTGGGCGTGGAGGTGACCACCGCGGAGTCATGTACCGGTGGCGGCATCGCTAGCGCCATCACCTCGGTGGCTGGCAGTTCGGCCTATTTTACGGCGGGCTACGTTACGTACTCCAACGCCGCGAAAACACGTCTGTTAGGCGTGGAGGCGGCCACTCTCGCTGACCACGGCGCGGTCAGCGAACCCGTGGTGAAGCGCATGGTCGCCGGTGCCTGCCGCGAGAGCGGTGCCGATGTGGCCGTCGCGGTGAGCGGGGTGGCAGGGCCCGATGGTGGCAGTGATGACAAGCCGGTAGGTACCGTGTGGATCGCTTGGGGCGGTGCCGAACAGCAAGAGGCCGAGCGCTTCCTTTTTCCTGGCGATCGCCAAGCGGTGCGTGAGCAGGCGGTGCGTGAAGCCCTGGCGGGGCTGGTCGCTCGGTTGAGCGCCCAGGCGCAGAAGAAATAA
- the mutS gene encoding DNA mismatch repair protein MutS — translation MSQASPAHTPMMAQYLNIKREHPEVLLFYRMGDFYELFFDDAKRAAALLDITLTQRGQSGGKPIPMAGVPYHSAEGYLARLVAGGESVAICEQIGDPATSKGPVERKVVRIVTPGTLHDEALLDARRDNVLVAVAPGKAGWGLAWLELSSGRFNVLEVESEAEMLAELTRLSPAELLVPESLTLPDAWSQQRSLRRQGEWLFDLESATRSLCDQFEVSDLRGFGCAHLSTALIAAGVLIDYARDTQRSRLPHVTAISVENRDDAVVIDAASRRNLEIDINLGGTSDNTLASVLDTCTTAMGSRLLKRWLNRPLRQREIVEGRQAGVALLSIDAAYMSLRETLNDVGDVERILARVALYSARPRDLARLRDALATLPTLEALLIDIDSGSALDSLKPHIRPYPELADTLARALVDNPPVVIRDGGVIADGFDAELDEHRGMAENAGDYLVQLERRERERTGLANLKVGYNRVHGYFIELPRAQAQHAPADYIRRQTLKNAERFIIPELKEFEDKALSAKSRALTREKWLYDQLLADLNAQLHELQNTSRALAELDVLCAFAERADALNWVRPRLVEATGITITAGRHPVVEQVSDKPFVPNDVRLTPQQHMLIITGPNMGGKSTYMRQTALIALLAHSGSFVPADAAEIGPVDRIFTRIGSSDDLAGGRSTFMVEMTETANILHNATEHSLVLMDEIGRGTSTFDGLSLAWASAEHLANARALTLFATHYFEMTALPEQAEGVANIHLTATEHGDGIVFMHRIEAGPASQSYGLQVAQLAGVPNPVIRRAREKLMMLEQRDVDEQQRPAASPSIPQQNDLFASAPHPVVEALGKADIDDLSPREALALLYQWRELL, via the coding sequence ATGTCACAGGCCAGCCCCGCCCATACGCCAATGATGGCGCAATACCTTAACATCAAGCGCGAGCACCCCGAGGTACTGCTGTTTTACCGCATGGGGGATTTTTACGAGCTATTTTTCGACGACGCAAAGCGCGCTGCCGCGCTGCTGGATATTACGCTGACGCAACGCGGCCAATCTGGAGGCAAGCCCATCCCCATGGCTGGCGTGCCCTACCATAGTGCCGAGGGGTATTTGGCACGCTTGGTGGCCGGCGGGGAGTCGGTGGCGATTTGCGAGCAAATCGGCGACCCGGCCACCAGCAAGGGGCCCGTAGAGCGCAAGGTCGTGCGTATCGTGACGCCCGGTACGCTGCACGATGAAGCCCTGCTCGATGCTCGGCGAGATAACGTCCTGGTGGCCGTTGCCCCCGGCAAAGCAGGCTGGGGATTGGCGTGGCTGGAGCTCTCCAGCGGTCGTTTCAACGTACTGGAAGTCGAGAGCGAAGCGGAAATGCTCGCCGAGCTTACTCGTCTCTCTCCCGCTGAGCTGCTGGTGCCGGAGAGTCTGACCTTGCCTGATGCGTGGTCGCAACAGCGCAGCCTACGCCGCCAGGGGGAGTGGCTATTCGATCTGGAGAGCGCCACCCGCAGCCTATGCGACCAGTTTGAAGTCAGTGACCTGCGTGGCTTTGGCTGCGCGCACCTCTCCACGGCGCTGATCGCGGCCGGTGTCCTGATCGACTACGCCCGCGATACCCAGCGCTCGCGCCTGCCCCATGTGACCGCCATCAGCGTAGAGAACCGCGATGATGCCGTGGTGATCGACGCCGCCAGCCGCCGTAACCTGGAGATCGACATCAATCTAGGGGGTACCAGCGATAACACCCTGGCCAGCGTGCTCGATACCTGCACCACCGCCATGGGGTCGCGGCTTTTAAAGCGCTGGCTGAACCGCCCGCTGCGCCAGCGAGAGATCGTCGAGGGCCGCCAAGCCGGCGTTGCCCTGCTCTCCATCGATGCCGCTTACATGAGCCTGCGGGAAACGTTGAACGACGTGGGGGACGTGGAACGCATACTCGCCCGCGTGGCTCTTTACAGCGCGCGCCCACGCGATCTCGCGCGTCTGAGAGATGCGCTCGCCACGCTGCCCACGCTGGAAGCGCTGCTGATCGATATCGACAGCGGCAGCGCCCTGGATAGCCTCAAGCCGCACATTCGCCCCTACCCCGAGCTGGCCGATACGCTAGCGCGCGCGCTGGTCGACAACCCGCCCGTCGTGATTCGGGATGGCGGCGTGATTGCCGACGGCTTCGATGCCGAGCTGGACGAGCACCGCGGTATGGCCGAAAACGCTGGCGACTACCTCGTACAACTGGAAAGGAGAGAGCGCGAGCGCACGGGACTTGCCAACCTCAAAGTGGGCTATAACCGGGTACATGGCTACTTCATCGAGCTCCCTCGCGCCCAGGCGCAGCATGCGCCCGCCGACTACATCCGTCGCCAAACGCTGAAAAACGCCGAACGCTTCATCATTCCCGAGCTGAAAGAGTTCGAGGACAAGGCACTTTCCGCCAAGTCGCGGGCGCTCACTCGGGAAAAATGGCTTTACGATCAGCTCCTGGCTGACCTCAACGCCCAATTGCACGAGCTACAAAACACCTCTCGTGCACTCGCAGAGCTAGACGTGCTGTGCGCCTTCGCCGAGCGCGCCGACGCCCTCAACTGGGTGCGCCCTCGATTGGTGGAGGCCACCGGCATCACCATTACTGCCGGGCGCCACCCGGTCGTGGAGCAGGTCAGCGACAAACCGTTCGTGCCCAACGACGTGCGGCTAACCCCGCAGCAGCACATGCTGATCATTACCGGCCCCAACATGGGCGGTAAATCGACCTACATGCGCCAGACGGCGTTGATTGCGCTACTCGCCCATAGCGGCAGTTTCGTGCCCGCCGATGCCGCCGAGATCGGCCCGGTCGACCGTATCTTTACCCGAATTGGCTCGTCGGATGACCTCGCCGGCGGACGCTCGACCTTCATGGTGGAAATGACCGAAACCGCCAATATCCTGCATAATGCCACCGAGCATAGCCTGGTGCTGATGGATGAGATTGGCCGCGGCACCAGCACCTTCGACGGGCTCTCCTTGGCCTGGGCAAGCGCTGAGCATCTCGCCAACGCGCGGGCGCTCACGCTGTTTGCCACGCACTATTTTGAAATGACGGCGCTACCTGAGCAGGCGGAGGGCGTCGCCAATATTCATCTGACAGCGACAGAGCACGGCGATGGTATCGTGTTCATGCACCGTATCGAGGCGGGTCCTGCCAGTCAGAGCTATGGCTTGCAGGTCGCCCAGCTCGCCGGTGTGCCTAATCCGGTGATTCGCCGCGCTCGGGAAAAGCTGATGATGCTCGAACAGCGGGATGTCGACGAACAGCAGCGACCGGCGGCGAGCCCGTCGATACCGCAGCAAAACGACCTGTTCGCTAGCGCCCCACACCCGGTGGTGGAAGCGCTCGGCAAGGCGGATATCGACGACTTGTCGCCTCGGGAAGCGCTGGCCCTGTTGTATCAGTGGCGAGAGCTGCTATAG
- the kdsA gene encoding 3-deoxy-8-phosphooctulonate synthase — MSSQSQFPEHHINVAGLTAGNSLPLMLLGGMNVLESAELADEVAQAYVNVTQKLGMPYVFKASFDKANRSSIHSYRGPGLEKGLQILADIKARYNVPIITDVHEPWQAAPAVEVADIIQLPAFLARQTDLVVAMAKTGAAINIKKPQFLAPHEMRHILTKFQEAGNDRLMLCERGTSFGYNNLVVDMLGFGDMKQTGYPVFFDVTHSLQRPGGRADSADGRRAQVAELARAGVAVGLAGLFLEAHPDPDNAKCDGPCALPLDQLEPFLTQLSQLDALVKGFEPLTIR; from the coding sequence ATGTCTTCTCAGTCCCAATTCCCAGAGCATCACATCAACGTTGCCGGCTTAACCGCCGGCAATTCTTTGCCGCTTATGCTGTTAGGCGGCATGAACGTGCTGGAGTCGGCGGAGCTGGCCGATGAAGTCGCGCAGGCCTACGTGAATGTGACGCAAAAGCTGGGTATGCCTTATGTGTTCAAGGCCAGTTTCGATAAAGCGAATCGCAGCTCGATCCACTCCTATCGTGGTCCTGGGCTGGAAAAAGGCCTGCAAATTCTGGCCGATATCAAGGCGCGCTATAACGTACCCATCATTACCGATGTGCACGAGCCGTGGCAGGCAGCGCCTGCTGTTGAAGTCGCCGATATTATCCAACTGCCGGCCTTCTTGGCGCGCCAAACCGATCTCGTGGTGGCGATGGCGAAAACCGGTGCGGCGATCAATATCAAGAAGCCGCAGTTTTTGGCCCCCCATGAAATGCGCCATATCCTCACCAAGTTTCAGGAAGCGGGCAACGACCGCCTGATGCTGTGCGAGCGGGGCACCAGTTTTGGCTACAACAACCTCGTCGTGGATATGCTGGGCTTTGGTGACATGAAGCAGACCGGCTACCCGGTGTTCTTCGATGTGACCCACTCCTTGCAGCGCCCCGGTGGCCGTGCGGACAGCGCCGATGGCCGCCGTGCTCAGGTCGCCGAGCTTGCTCGTGCGGGCGTTGCCGTGGGCTTGGCCGGACTGTTTTTGGAAGCTCATCCAGACCCCGATAACGCCAAGTGCGACGGCCCCTGCGCGCTGCCGCTGGACCAGCTTGAGCCGTTCTTGACGCAGCTGTCGCAATTAGACGCGCTGGTAAAAGGCTTCGAGCCCTTGACCATCCGTTAA
- a CDS encoding FAD-dependent oxidoreductase translates to MANRLNNDFQFVDVGRKDPQKKPAHTRAKEFAEIYEPFKPTDAASQAHRCLHCGNPYCEWKCPVHNYIPNWLQLVVEGNIIEAAELSHKTNSLPEVCGRVCPQDRLCEGDCTLNDGFGAVTIGSVEKYITDTAFAMGWRPDMSKVVWTDKKVAIVGAGPAGLGCADILARNGVKPVVFDKYPEIGGLLTFGIPEFKLEKNVMERRRAVFEEMGVEFRLNTEIGTDVEFETLLQEYDAVFLGMGTYKYMQGGFPGEDLPGVYKALDFLIANVNRRLGFEKDPNDFISMEGKRVVVLGGGDTAMDCNRTSIRQRAASVTCAYRRDEENMPGSRREVANAREEGVEFLFNRQPVAVVGEDKVEGVKVVRTRLGEPDENGRRRPEVVPGSEEIIAADAVVVAFGFQASPAPWFDSANIDVNEWDLVKAPEHGQYAFQTSNEKIFAGGDMVRGSDLVVTAIYEGRQAAEGILDYLGV, encoded by the coding sequence ATGGCCAACCGTTTAAACAACGATTTTCAGTTTGTCGACGTGGGTCGTAAAGACCCACAGAAAAAACCGGCGCATACCCGGGCCAAAGAGTTCGCGGAAATTTACGAGCCGTTCAAGCCCACCGATGCGGCGAGCCAAGCGCACCGCTGCTTGCACTGCGGCAACCCCTACTGCGAATGGAAGTGCCCGGTACACAACTACATCCCCAACTGGCTGCAGCTGGTGGTGGAAGGCAACATTATCGAAGCCGCCGAGCTGTCCCACAAAACTAACTCGCTGCCGGAAGTGTGTGGCCGGGTGTGCCCGCAAGACCGCCTGTGTGAAGGCGATTGCACCCTCAACGACGGCTTTGGCGCGGTCACCATTGGCTCGGTAGAGAAGTACATTACCGATACCGCCTTTGCCATGGGCTGGCGCCCGGACATGTCCAAGGTGGTGTGGACCGATAAAAAGGTTGCGATTGTCGGTGCAGGCCCTGCGGGCTTAGGCTGTGCCGATATTCTGGCGCGCAATGGCGTCAAGCCAGTGGTGTTCGATAAGTACCCCGAAATTGGCGGTCTGCTGACTTTCGGTATTCCTGAGTTCAAGCTGGAAAAGAACGTCATGGAGCGCCGTCGTGCGGTATTCGAGGAGATGGGCGTTGAGTTCCGTCTGAATACCGAAATCGGCACCGATGTCGAGTTCGAGACGCTGCTGCAGGAGTACGACGCTGTGTTCCTGGGTATGGGTACTTACAAGTACATGCAGGGCGGCTTCCCCGGTGAAGACCTGCCCGGCGTATACAAGGCGCTGGACTTCCTGATTGCCAACGTCAACCGACGTTTGGGCTTCGAGAAAGACCCGAACGACTTCATCTCTATGGAAGGCAAGCGCGTGGTGGTGCTGGGCGGTGGTGATACCGCGATGGACTGTAACCGCACCTCGATTCGTCAGCGCGCGGCCAGCGTGACCTGTGCCTACCGCCGCGATGAAGAGAACATGCCGGGCTCGCGCCGTGAAGTCGCCAACGCGCGAGAAGAGGGCGTCGAGTTCCTGTTCAACCGCCAGCCGGTGGCGGTGGTGGGTGAAGATAAGGTCGAGGGTGTGAAGGTAGTCCGCACGCGCCTGGGCGAGCCGGATGAGAACGGCCGTCGTCGCCCTGAAGTGGTGCCGGGGTCTGAAGAGATCATTGCGGCCGATGCGGTCGTGGTAGCCTTTGGTTTCCAGGCAAGCCCGGCACCGTGGTTCGATAGCGCCAATATCGACGTTAACGAATGGGATCTTGTTAAAGCGCCTGAGCACGGTCAGTACGCCTTCCAAACCAGCAACGAAAAAATCTTTGCCGGTGGCGATATGGTGCGTGGCTCCGATCTCGTGGTCACCGCTATTTATGAAGGGCGTCAGGCCGCTGAGGGCATTCTGGATTACCTAGGCGTGTAA